One window of the Chitinophaga niabensis genome contains the following:
- the gcvP gene encoding aminomethyl-transferring glycine dehydrogenase → MNLLNTFKNEFIGRHIGPNDAETTEMLGKIGISTLDELINKTVPAAIRMKSDLDIPEAISEFAYLSQLKDISLKNKVFKNYIGQGYYDTITPSVILRNIFENPGWYTQYTPYQAEISQGRLESLLNFQTMVSDLTDLPIANASLLDEATAAAEAMTMFFNALNKDHDHITRGKFFVDKHVFPQTIDVVITRATPLQIEVVVGDFATAEINGDYFGALVQYPNAEGTVADHRQFIEKVHAVGAYVAMATDLLALTLITPPGELGADAAVGSAQRFGVPLGFGGPHAAFFATKDEFKRAIPGRIIGVSIDAQNQRALRMALQTREQHIKREKATSNICTAQALLANMAAMYAVYHGPKGLQNIALKTSLLTASLAAKLQAAGLKLRNGSHFDTITVEVADAAATLSKAQAAGINFRTINNTQVGISLDETTNVDEVNDILAVFGAGKVTEAEVEKAATGIPASQQRTSSYLLHPVFNTHHSETEMMRYIKSLENKDLSLNTSMISLGSCTMKLNAASEMIPLSWNHWSKMHPFAPIAQVGGYQQIVKELSDYLCKITAFDACSLQPNSGAQGEYAGLLTIKLYHESRGDAHRNVILIPISAHGTNPASAVMVGYKVVIVKALENGYIDVADLKAKAEQHKDNLAGVMITYPSTYGVYEESVKDICQIIHDNGGQVYMDGANMNAQVGLTAPGLIGADVCHLNLHKTFAIPHGGGGPGMGPICVAKHLAPFLPSHVSLQATNNGSKQAHAVSAAPYGSASILLISYAYIRMLGRTGVRKATEYAILNANYMKARLEKDYEVLYTGVSGTCAHEFIVDLRPFKATAGVEAEDVAKRLMDYGFHAPTMSFPVAGTIMIEPTESEDKAELDRFCDALLAIRAEIRAIEEGKADKANNILKNAPHTQAVITADEWALPYTRQQAAFPLEYVKQNKFWPSVSRINNTFGDRNLICTCEPASAYAEA, encoded by the coding sequence ATGAATCTTTTGAATACGTTCAAGAATGAATTTATTGGTCGCCACATAGGCCCCAATGATGCAGAGACAACTGAAATGCTCGGCAAGATAGGCATCAGCACTTTAGACGAATTGATCAACAAAACTGTACCGGCGGCTATCCGCATGAAAAGTGACCTGGATATTCCGGAAGCGATCAGCGAATTTGCTTACCTGAGTCAGCTGAAAGACATCTCCTTAAAGAATAAAGTATTTAAAAATTATATCGGACAGGGTTATTACGATACCATCACCCCCAGTGTGATCCTGCGTAATATTTTTGAGAATCCGGGATGGTATACCCAATATACGCCTTACCAGGCTGAGATCTCCCAGGGCCGCCTGGAGAGCCTGCTCAACTTCCAGACCATGGTGAGCGATCTTACAGATCTGCCTATCGCCAATGCCTCCCTGCTGGATGAAGCTACCGCAGCGGCAGAAGCAATGACCATGTTCTTCAACGCACTGAACAAAGACCATGATCATATTACCCGTGGTAAATTCTTTGTAGATAAACATGTATTCCCGCAAACAATAGATGTGGTGATCACGCGTGCCACCCCATTACAAATAGAAGTGGTGGTAGGTGATTTCGCAACTGCTGAGATCAATGGCGATTACTTTGGTGCCCTGGTGCAATACCCGAATGCAGAAGGTACGGTAGCAGATCACCGCCAGTTCATTGAAAAGGTGCATGCCGTTGGTGCTTATGTGGCCATGGCAACAGACCTGCTGGCATTGACCCTGATCACCCCTCCCGGTGAACTGGGTGCTGATGCTGCGGTAGGCAGTGCACAACGTTTCGGCGTTCCATTAGGATTCGGCGGCCCGCACGCTGCTTTCTTTGCTACCAAAGATGAATTCAAACGTGCCATCCCCGGCCGTATCATTGGTGTGAGCATAGATGCACAGAACCAGCGCGCTTTACGCATGGCGCTGCAAACCCGCGAGCAGCACATCAAACGTGAAAAAGCAACTTCCAATATCTGTACTGCCCAGGCATTACTGGCTAATATGGCTGCGATGTACGCCGTATATCACGGACCGAAAGGCCTGCAGAACATTGCCCTGAAAACATCCCTGCTCACCGCATCACTGGCCGCCAAATTACAGGCAGCCGGACTGAAACTGCGCAACGGCAGTCATTTCGATACCATTACCGTAGAAGTAGCAGATGCTGCAGCCACTTTATCCAAAGCACAGGCAGCCGGCATCAACTTCCGCACTATCAATAATACCCAGGTAGGCATCTCCCTGGACGAAACGACTAACGTAGACGAAGTGAATGACATCCTCGCTGTATTCGGCGCAGGAAAAGTAACGGAAGCAGAAGTGGAAAAAGCCGCTACCGGCATCCCGGCTTCCCAGCAACGTACTTCCAGTTATTTGCTGCACCCGGTGTTTAACACCCACCACAGCGAAACAGAAATGATGCGTTACATCAAATCTCTCGAGAACAAAGACCTTTCGCTGAACACCTCCATGATCTCCCTGGGATCCTGCACCATGAAGCTGAATGCTGCTTCAGAAATGATCCCCCTGAGCTGGAACCACTGGAGCAAAATGCACCCCTTTGCACCCATTGCACAAGTGGGCGGCTACCAGCAGATCGTAAAAGAACTGAGCGATTACCTCTGCAAGATCACAGCTTTTGATGCCTGCAGCCTGCAACCGAACTCCGGCGCACAAGGTGAATACGCCGGCCTGCTCACCATCAAATTATACCACGAAAGCCGTGGCGATGCACACAGGAATGTGATCCTCATCCCTATCTCCGCACACGGCACCAACCCTGCCAGCGCAGTAATGGTAGGTTATAAGGTAGTGATCGTAAAAGCACTGGAGAACGGATACATTGATGTAGCGGACCTGAAAGCAAAAGCAGAACAACATAAAGATAACCTGGCCGGTGTGATGATCACCTACCCTTCCACCTATGGTGTGTACGAAGAAAGTGTGAAGGACATCTGCCAGATCATTCATGATAACGGCGGCCAGGTTTATATGGATGGTGCCAACATGAATGCACAGGTAGGCCTTACCGCTCCCGGTCTTATCGGCGCGGATGTTTGCCACCTGAACCTGCATAAAACATTTGCGATCCCGCATGGTGGTGGTGGTCCCGGCATGGGCCCCATCTGCGTAGCTAAACACCTGGCACCTTTCCTGCCATCTCACGTAAGCCTGCAGGCTACCAACAACGGCAGCAAACAGGCACATGCTGTATCAGCGGCTCCATATGGCTCCGCCAGCATCCTGCTGATCTCCTACGCTTACATCCGCATGCTGGGCCGTACCGGTGTTCGCAAGGCTACAGAATACGCTATCCTGAATGCTAACTATATGAAGGCAAGACTGGAGAAAGATTACGAGGTATTATACACCGGCGTAAGCGGTACCTGTGCACATGAATTCATTGTAGACCTCCGTCCGTTTAAAGCTACGGCCGGCGTTGAAGCGGAAGATGTGGCAAAACGTTTGATGGACTATGGCTTCCACGCACCTACCATGAGCTTCCCGGTTGCGGGCACTATCATGATTGAGCCTACGGAAAGTGAAGATAAAGCAGAACTGGACCGTTTCTGCGATGCACTCCTGGCCATCCGGGCAGAGATCCGTGCAATAGAAGAAGGTAAAGCTGATAAAGCCAATAACATCCTGAAAAATGCGCCGCATACCCAGGCTGTGATCACGGCGGATGAATGGGCATTACCTTACACCCGTCAGCAGGCCGCTTTCCCATTGGAGTATGTTAAACAGAATAAGTTCTGGCCTTCTGTTAGCCGGATCAACAATACTTTCGGAGATCGTAACCTGATCTGCACCTGCGAACCGGCCAGCGCCTACGCAGAAGCATAA
- a CDS encoding YkgJ family cysteine cluster protein produces the protein MSELLSEWEKRSKENQKSYKQLLLKMQTKKGKETLRQLPDLHDEAFSKIDCLQCAGCCKSISPRFKTPDIKRVSKHLGLRESVFIDTYLRLDEDGDYVVKKSPCAFLGADNYCSIYDIRPNDCRNYPYTDSEEFFKRPNTTMLNSVICPAVYYVLERLKTIVK, from the coding sequence ATGTCCGAGTTACTCTCCGAATGGGAGAAAAGATCGAAAGAAAATCAGAAGTCTTACAAACAGCTGTTGCTGAAGATGCAGACCAAGAAGGGAAAGGAAACTTTGCGCCAGTTGCCGGACCTTCATGACGAAGCTTTTTCAAAGATCGACTGCCTGCAATGCGCCGGATGTTGTAAAAGCATCAGCCCCCGGTTTAAAACACCGGATATCAAGCGGGTGTCCAAACACCTGGGTTTAAGGGAATCCGTTTTTATAGACACTTATCTTAGATTGGATGAGGATGGGGACTATGTGGTGAAAAAAAGCCCCTGTGCCTTCCTGGGCGCGGATAATTATTGCTCCATCTATGATATCAGGCCAAATGACTGCCGTAATTATCCTTATACGGACAGTGAGGAATTCTTCAAAAGGCCCAATACCACTATGCTCAATTCCGTGATCTGCCCGGCTGTATATTACGTACTGGAAAGGTTGAAAACGATCGTGAAATAA
- a CDS encoding MFS transporter — protein MDDAITNRNDPYASLRFREFKFFLVIRFALIFALAMQFAIIEWKVYILTNDPLNLGLIGLAEFVPAFCLALFAGNIVDKKEKRGMVLRCIFGYLFIGTGLFFLTWDYVMAGVPKNMVLGLIYFLVFCGGIVRAFTSPSNFTLLSVLVPRELYTNATTWSTSAWQIGAIAGPALGGLCIAWIGVHWSMLLVLAFVLLALFCILQIAPKPIYYKEIGETVKQRLTSGLRFVWKTKVLLNAMALDMFAVLFGGSVAMITIYANDILHVGPQGFGMMRAAPAVGSFLILFTLAYKPIVTKPGIKLLASVFGFGLCIIIFGLSKNFVLSLAALFMSGVLDGVSVIIRQTILQLKTPDDMRGRVSSVSSIFVGSSNELGSFESGVAAKLMGTVTSVVFGGCMTLGVVITTYIISPAMRKLELKA, from the coding sequence TTGGACGACGCTATAACTAACAGAAACGATCCGTACGCATCGCTGCGATTCAGAGAATTTAAGTTCTTCCTTGTTATCCGTTTTGCGCTGATCTTTGCGCTGGCCATGCAGTTTGCCATTATTGAATGGAAGGTGTATATACTTACAAACGACCCGCTGAACCTGGGCCTGATAGGCCTGGCGGAATTTGTGCCCGCCTTTTGCCTGGCGCTGTTTGCGGGCAATATTGTAGATAAGAAGGAAAAAAGAGGGATGGTGCTGAGATGCATTTTCGGCTACCTGTTCATTGGCACCGGCCTGTTCTTCCTCACTTGGGATTATGTGATGGCCGGCGTACCCAAAAACATGGTCCTGGGCCTGATCTACTTCCTGGTGTTCTGCGGGGGTATCGTCCGGGCCTTTACCAGCCCCTCCAACTTCACACTCCTTTCTGTACTGGTTCCCCGTGAGTTATATACCAATGCTACCACCTGGAGCACATCCGCCTGGCAGATAGGCGCCATTGCCGGCCCCGCGCTGGGTGGGCTGTGTATTGCCTGGATTGGCGTTCACTGGTCTATGTTGCTGGTACTGGCCTTTGTACTGTTGGCCCTCTTCTGCATTCTTCAGATTGCACCTAAACCCATTTACTATAAAGAAATTGGCGAAACGGTTAAACAGCGGCTCACTTCGGGCCTGCGTTTCGTCTGGAAAACCAAGGTGCTGCTTAATGCCATGGCCCTGGATATGTTTGCCGTACTGTTCGGCGGCTCCGTGGCCATGATCACCATTTATGCCAATGATATCCTCCATGTAGGGCCACAGGGCTTCGGGATGATGCGGGCTGCTCCTGCAGTGGGTTCATTTCTGATCCTTTTCACACTGGCCTACAAACCCATTGTCACCAAACCGGGTATCAAACTGCTGGCTTCCGTTTTCGGCTTCGGACTGTGTATCATTATATTCGGCTTGTCTAAGAATTTTGTGCTCTCCCTCGCAGCTTTGTTCATGAGCGGGGTCCTGGATGGCGTTAGCGTGATCATCCGGCAAACCATCCTGCAGCTGAAAACCCCGGATGATATGCGGGGCAGGGTATCTTCCGTAAGTTCCATATTCGTGGGTTCCTCCAACGAACTGGGTTCCTTTGAAAGCGGGGTAGCCGCTAAACTAATGGGTACAGTGACCTCCGTGGTATTTGGCGGATGCATGACCCTGGGGGTAGTGATCACCACCTATATTATCTCTCCCGCCATGCGGAAGCTGGAACTGAAAGCCTGA
- a CDS encoding PQQ-dependent sugar dehydrogenase, translating into MKLVRLLLLGALLPFSQGYTQTQKVKLQLITDKVASPVTMAVPGDGTNRQFIVQKEGKVWVIQNGKLLPTPFIDVSSDMVKVNPAYDERGLLGMAFHPQYKSNGKFYLYYSAPVANPAKGLNHKTVIAEFKAAKSFDNTASFSTKRLILEYNQPESNHNGGDIMFGADGYLYISSGDGGGGGDKHGTIGNGQDLGNLLGKILRIDVNGSPYRIPKDNPFVAKEGAKGEIWAYGLRNAWRFSFDKPTGRLFAGDVGQNKYEEVDIIVRGGNYGWRIMEGYHDFNVPAGADKKSLIEPIHEYDHDLGISIAGGYIYRGKAIPALAGKYVFGDYNGKTWILSQKGNKWERSDLEIENKPQGNVQLLSWGQDQAGELYMLVTIPGAGGAVTPGVYKLVK; encoded by the coding sequence ATGAAGCTAGTTCGTTTATTATTGCTGGGTGCCCTGTTACCCTTTTCGCAAGGCTATACGCAAACACAGAAAGTTAAACTGCAACTGATCACAGACAAAGTAGCGTCCCCCGTAACCATGGCTGTTCCGGGAGATGGCACCAACCGCCAGTTCATTGTACAGAAAGAAGGTAAAGTATGGGTAATTCAGAATGGTAAATTGCTCCCCACACCCTTTATTGATGTAAGTTCGGATATGGTGAAAGTAAATCCGGCTTATGACGAACGTGGCCTGCTGGGGATGGCTTTTCACCCGCAATACAAGTCCAACGGCAAATTCTACCTGTATTACAGCGCGCCGGTGGCTAATCCTGCAAAGGGCCTGAACCATAAAACCGTGATCGCTGAATTCAAAGCAGCTAAATCTTTCGATAATACAGCCAGCTTCAGCACTAAAAGGCTGATCCTGGAATACAACCAGCCGGAATCCAACCATAATGGCGGTGATATTATGTTCGGCGCCGATGGATATCTTTATATTTCTTCCGGCGATGGCGGCGGTGGTGGTGATAAACATGGCACTATCGGGAACGGGCAGGACCTGGGTAACCTGCTGGGGAAGATACTCCGCATAGATGTGAATGGCAGCCCTTACCGGATCCCTAAGGACAATCCTTTTGTAGCAAAAGAAGGAGCAAAGGGTGAAATATGGGCATATGGCCTGCGTAACGCATGGCGTTTTTCATTTGATAAACCTACTGGCAGGCTGTTTGCAGGAGATGTAGGGCAGAATAAGTATGAAGAAGTGGATATTATTGTAAGAGGCGGTAACTACGGCTGGCGCATCATGGAAGGGTATCATGATTTCAATGTACCTGCAGGTGCTGATAAAAAAAGCCTGATAGAACCTATTCATGAATATGACCATGACCTGGGTATCAGCATTGCCGGTGGTTACATTTACCGTGGTAAAGCCATTCCGGCCTTGGCAGGTAAATATGTGTTCGGGGATTACAATGGTAAAACCTGGATACTGTCCCAAAAAGGCAACAAATGGGAGCGTTCTGACCTCGAAATTGAAAACAAACCTCAGGGTAACGTACAGTTGCTGAGCTGGGGGCAGGATCAGGCAGGTGAACTCTACATGCTTGTTACTATTCCAGGTGCCGGTGGTGCGGTTACGCCCGGTGTTTATAAACTCGTAAAGTAA
- a CDS encoding carboxy terminal-processing peptidase, with product MKLKVIVPIMLISISAGIFAFAKIGGTDDPPGRYEAIMTLVGQILKEGHYQPKPIDDAFSKQVFKKYMKSLDSEKKFFMKSDIDALKPLETHVDDELNGAPLDLFKKTNDIIRQRVTEAAAIYPVILDKPFDFSKQENIVIDPDAMDWPADAAARTEAWRKSLKLRTLEKYADLIELRDKEKTGKTDAALEAEARAKVKKVYDRYFDRMKNRMKEDDRFSMYVNAITTTMDPHTDYMPPVEKRAFQEQMAGKFFGIGAQLREDEGRIKIVSIVTGSPSWKQGQLKADDVILKVAQGSQEPVDIGGFAVDEAVTLIRGNKGTEVRLTVKSVDGTTKVVSLIRDEIKLDDTFAKSAVISGQHKIGYIYLPEFYADFNDRQGSFSYDDVAEEIKKLKAEKVDGIILDLRFNGGGSLPDVIKMAGLFVPEGTMVQVRSRGGETQQQKDRDKSVQYDGPLAIMVNEFSASASEIMAAAMQDYKRAVVIGSPSTFGKGTVQRLLELDNFVRTDMGGSLGAIKLTVQKFYRADGGSTQLKGVESDVVLPSPYYEVGERKDEDALKWDVIPKADYTVWQDPVDVKTLKANSAKRVANNEAFKIINDNIATLKKLEEQKTYPLDLASYKADQKKNAAALKRYDAVNDKVKDLNINSLKVDLSKIAGDTVKLARNKDWLKARTKDAYLSEAVNVMNDLILQSYPKLKNNYTDAKNKEN from the coding sequence ATGAAATTGAAAGTGATAGTACCGATCATGCTGATCAGCATCTCGGCAGGAATATTTGCCTTCGCAAAGATTGGTGGTACAGACGATCCGCCGGGAAGATATGAAGCTATTATGACCCTCGTTGGCCAGATCCTGAAAGAGGGGCATTACCAGCCGAAACCGATAGACGATGCTTTCTCCAAACAGGTGTTCAAGAAGTACATGAAGAGCCTGGACAGTGAGAAGAAATTTTTCATGAAGAGCGACATCGATGCGCTCAAACCATTGGAAACACATGTGGATGACGAGTTGAACGGCGCTCCGCTGGACCTCTTCAAAAAAACCAACGATATCATCCGTCAAAGGGTAACAGAAGCTGCGGCTATCTATCCTGTGATCCTGGATAAACCTTTCGACTTCTCCAAACAGGAAAATATCGTGATTGATCCGGATGCTATGGACTGGCCTGCAGATGCTGCAGCCCGTACAGAAGCCTGGCGCAAATCGCTGAAATTGCGTACGCTGGAAAAATATGCGGACCTGATAGAACTGCGTGATAAAGAAAAAACCGGTAAAACGGATGCAGCGCTGGAAGCAGAAGCCCGTGCTAAAGTGAAAAAAGTATACGATCGCTATTTCGACCGGATGAAGAACCGCATGAAAGAAGATGATCGTTTCTCCATGTATGTGAATGCCATCACTACCACGATGGACCCGCATACGGACTATATGCCTCCTGTGGAGAAACGTGCTTTCCAGGAGCAGATGGCTGGTAAATTCTTCGGTATCGGCGCACAGCTGAGAGAAGATGAAGGCCGCATCAAGATCGTGAGCATTGTAACGGGCAGCCCCAGCTGGAAACAGGGGCAGCTGAAAGCAGATGATGTGATCCTGAAAGTAGCGCAGGGAAGCCAGGAGCCTGTTGATATCGGCGGTTTTGCCGTAGATGAAGCAGTGACCCTGATCCGTGGTAATAAAGGAACAGAAGTACGTTTAACCGTGAAGAGTGTAGACGGTACCACCAAAGTGGTGAGCCTTATACGTGATGAGATCAAGCTGGACGATACTTTTGCAAAATCCGCTGTTATCTCCGGCCAGCATAAGATCGGGTATATTTATCTGCCTGAGTTCTATGCAGACTTCAATGATCGTCAGGGTTCTTTCTCTTACGATGATGTTGCCGAAGAGATCAAAAAACTGAAAGCAGAAAAAGTGGATGGTATCATCCTGGACCTCCGTTTCAATGGTGGTGGTTCCCTGCCTGATGTGATCAAAATGGCCGGCCTGTTTGTACCGGAAGGCACAATGGTACAGGTACGTTCCCGTGGCGGTGAAACACAGCAGCAAAAAGACCGTGATAAAAGCGTACAGTACGATGGCCCGCTTGCCATTATGGTGAATGAGTTCAGCGCTTCCGCTTCTGAGATCATGGCAGCTGCCATGCAGGATTACAAACGTGCGGTAGTTATCGGTAGCCCTTCTACCTTTGGTAAAGGTACGGTGCAACGTTTGCTGGAACTGGACAACTTTGTACGTACAGATATGGGCGGCAGTCTTGGTGCTATCAAGCTCACGGTGCAGAAGTTCTATCGTGCAGATGGTGGTTCCACGCAGTTGAAAGGTGTTGAGTCTGATGTGGTGTTACCTTCTCCATACTATGAAGTTGGTGAGCGTAAAGACGAAGATGCCCTGAAATGGGATGTGATCCCGAAAGCAGATTACACCGTATGGCAGGACCCTGTGGATGTGAAAACATTGAAAGCAAACAGTGCCAAACGTGTAGCTAACAACGAAGCGTTTAAGATCATCAATGATAACATTGCCACGCTGAAGAAACTGGAAGAGCAGAAGACCTATCCGCTGGACCTGGCTTCTTATAAAGCTGACCAGAAGAAGAATGCTGCAGCGCTGAAACGTTATGATGCCGTGAATGATAAGGTGAAAGACCTGAACATCAACAGCCTGAAAGTAGACCTCAGCAAGATCGCGGGAGATACGGTAAAGCTGGCGCGTAATAAAGACTGGTTAAAGGCCCGTACGAAAGATGCTTACCTGAGTGAAGCGGTGAATGTGATGAATGATCTGATCCTGCAATCTTATCCGAAGTTGAAGAACAACTACACGGATGCAAAGAATAAGGAGAACTAA
- a CDS encoding DUF6934 family protein: protein MYTYESIHEPKQSIYNVAQSVTEKLIEYSFISKGEKDLLKMVQYSFAEDVNGRQLFNFGFGDYNFSNSIIADDVISNNGDAYKVFNTVLSTVPRFFEIHNNAIVEVRGSDSISGFAETCRATCRKNCTYICRNVNRRINIYRGYVNKHYDVLTKDYTFYGGLDRTNNKITMMDYIPDHKRQSVILTRNKNQYIMKAEENQTQEVMEPTTEEEMWALYYKQREAANWSDLFAEQTARARERWKGVVLPDHLRLDL, encoded by the coding sequence ATGTATACTTATGAGAGTATCCATGAACCAAAGCAATCTATTTATAATGTAGCTCAAAGTGTAACAGAAAAACTCATCGAATATTCTTTCATCAGCAAAGGGGAAAAAGATCTATTAAAAATGGTTCAGTATTCCTTTGCAGAAGACGTAAACGGGAGGCAACTCTTCAATTTCGGATTTGGAGATTACAATTTCTCGAACAGTATAATAGCAGATGATGTGATTTCCAATAACGGGGATGCCTATAAAGTATTTAATACCGTTCTCAGTACTGTTCCCCGTTTCTTTGAAATACATAACAATGCTATTGTGGAAGTACGGGGAAGTGATAGCATTTCCGGATTTGCTGAAACATGCCGTGCTACCTGCAGAAAAAACTGTACGTATATCTGTAGAAATGTGAATAGAAGAATAAATATCTATAGAGGTTATGTAAACAAACATTACGATGTATTAACTAAGGATTATACTTTTTATGGAGGGTTAGATAGAACTAACAATAAAATAACTATGATGGATTATATTCCCGATCACAAACGGCAATCAGTTATTCTAACAAGAAATAAAAACCAATATATTATGAAAGCTGAAGAAAATCAAACACAAGAAGTGATGGAGCCAACCACAGAAGAAGAAATGTGGGCATTATATTACAAACAGAGGGAAGCAGCAAACTGGTCAGATCTCTTTGCAGAACAAACCGCGAGAGCCAGGGAGCGTTGGAAGGGTGTTGTATTACCAGATCATCTGAGATTGGATCTATAG
- a CDS encoding hydrogen peroxide-inducible genes activator produces MTTVQLEYVVAVDTYRSFVTAADKCFVTQPTLSMQIQKLEDELGVKIFDRSKLPVVPTEIGMAVIAQGRVILKESARIREIIADQKKEIQGTLKVGIIPTLAPYLLPRVLTSFMKKYPKVKLEVWEYSTEQIISLLKQEQLDCGLLATPLHNQHLEEHPLFYETFVVFTAKSNKLSDKKVILPEDLETKDIWLLNEGHCMRNQVLNICRDKFSMGEFRNLEYNTGSVETLKRMVELNEGYTILPELSLQDLSAKQMNMVRFFKAPEPVREISLVTHRYFIKQGVIEAFKKEILANVPEKMKVKKTKKVIEIVVDKK; encoded by the coding sequence ATGACTACAGTACAACTCGAATATGTAGTGGCCGTGGATACCTACCGGAGTTTTGTGACAGCGGCAGACAAGTGCTTTGTAACACAACCTACGCTCAGCATGCAGATCCAGAAACTGGAAGATGAACTGGGTGTGAAGATATTTGACCGGAGCAAACTACCCGTTGTGCCTACGGAAATAGGCATGGCTGTTATAGCCCAGGGGCGCGTGATATTAAAGGAAAGTGCCAGGATCAGGGAGATCATAGCAGATCAGAAGAAAGAGATCCAGGGAACGCTGAAAGTAGGTATTATTCCTACCCTGGCCCCCTACCTCCTGCCCCGTGTGCTCACTTCCTTTATGAAGAAATACCCGAAAGTAAAACTGGAAGTATGGGAATATTCCACCGAGCAGATCATCAGCCTGCTTAAACAGGAGCAATTGGATTGCGGCCTCCTGGCCACACCATTGCATAATCAGCACCTGGAGGAACATCCTCTGTTCTATGAAACCTTTGTGGTGTTCACCGCTAAAAGCAATAAACTCTCGGATAAAAAGGTGATCCTGCCGGAAGACCTGGAAACGAAAGACATCTGGCTGCTCAATGAAGGTCACTGCATGCGTAACCAGGTGCTCAATATCTGCCGGGATAAATTCAGCATGGGAGAATTCAGGAACCTGGAATACAATACAGGCAGTGTGGAAACACTCAAACGTATGGTAGAGCTGAATGAAGGATATACCATTCTGCCGGAACTATCGCTGCAGGACCTCTCTGCCAAACAAATGAACATGGTGCGCTTTTTTAAAGCCCCTGAGCCCGTTAGAGAGATCAGCCTGGTCACACACCGCTATTTCATTAAACAGGGCGTTATTGAGGCTTTTAAGAAGGAGATCCTGGCCAATGTGCCGGAGAAGATGAAGGTGAAGAAAACGAAGAAGGTGATAGAGATAGTGGTGGATAAGAAGTAA
- a CDS encoding glycosyltransferase family 2 protein: protein MLNNKKVVVVLPAYNAALTLEKTYLEIPMDVVDEVVLVDDASKDDTVDVGRKLGIKHIVRHDANKGYGGNQKSCYNKALELGADIVIMVHPDYQYTPKLILAMSSIIANDVYPAVFGSRILGKGALKGGMPMYKYIFNRMLTFTQNILLGQKLSEYHTGYRAFSAEVLRDINYMANNDDFVFDNEMVSQVFMKGYDIAEVTCPTKYFEGASSINFKRSSIYGLGVLRVSLQHRLHKWGLIKAKIY, encoded by the coding sequence ATGCTCAATAACAAAAAGGTAGTGGTAGTGCTACCAGCCTACAATGCTGCACTGACCCTTGAAAAGACCTATCTCGAAATACCCATGGATGTGGTGGATGAAGTGGTATTGGTGGATGATGCCAGTAAGGATGATACGGTAGATGTAGGCCGTAAATTAGGGATTAAACACATTGTTCGTCACGATGCGAACAAGGGATATGGCGGGAATCAGAAATCCTGTTATAATAAGGCCCTGGAGCTGGGAGCAGATATTGTTATTATGGTACACCCTGATTATCAATACACTCCAAAACTTATCCTGGCTATGAGCAGCATTATTGCCAATGATGTATATCCTGCGGTGTTCGGCTCCAGGATCCTGGGTAAAGGAGCGCTGAAAGGGGGGATGCCGATGTATAAATATATTTTTAACCGGATGCTCACTTTCACCCAGAACATTTTACTGGGCCAGAAATTAAGTGAATACCATACCGGATACCGGGCTTTTTCTGCGGAAGTGCTCCGGGATATCAATTATATGGCGAATAATGATGATTTCGTGTTCGACAATGAAATGGTGTCCCAGGTATTTATGAAGGGATATGATATTGCAGAGGTGACCTGCCCCACTAAATATTTTGAAGGTGCATCCAGCATCAATTTCAAACGCAGCAGCATTTATGGATTAGGGGTATTGCGGGTTTCGCTGCAACACCGCCTGCATAAATGGGGACTGATCAAGGCAAAAATCTACTAG